GAGACTGTAAAACAGTACTCCCTTATCCCTCTATGATCAATGTCTCCCACTTTCATTCCCTTAGTTACCTGTGTATTGGGATAAATAAGGCCACGTAATACACCAGATAATTGTGCTCTTAGGGGAATACCATTAACTGTAGCAATTATATCATTTATTTGCACTAAATCTCCTATCTCATGTTCCGGGATAATTTGCCCTTCATCTGGAGATCTTAAAAGACGCTTTTCAGATTCTCCTTCTATTTCGCCAGGTATCCCGGTATCTGGCAAAGCTCCTCCTTGGCATATTACTCTTCCTAAATAATGACCTCTCTTGGTTTCTATAACTGCATCTACATCAATGCCGGCTTGAAATCCCGGTCCTATGCCGATGACCAGTGCTGCCTGATCTTTGCTGGTTCCTAAATTGCGTTTAGCCATGATAGCATCTATTAAAATAAGAGGATGGTAGTATTCAATGGCTTTTCCTAAGGGATCAATTAAAATAGCTATTTTTTTACTATTTACAATTTCATCAGCTTGGTCATAAGTCTCGGCCAACACTCCTGTAATATTATCTATGCTACAGGAACCATGGAAAACTGCATTGGCAAAAGAAACCGGTAAGCGAATAGCCAAGGGATGCATTATTTCCAATATGATTATCTTAAACCCAGCATGGAATAAACGAACAGCTATCCCGGAAGCTAAATCCCCTCCTCCTCTAATTATGATTAATTCATTCTTGATATTCATCTCTCTTACACCATTTTTCTGGTATTTTCAAATAAGTTTTGGCTTTTATATAATCTTCTTCCTTATCAATATCAAATAAAATTGCATTATCTTTCATAGCAACTCTTTTCACCTTATCAGGATATGCTCTAATTAATATCCTTCCCCCTATGTCACCGGTTATTTTCATAAAATCTTCTTTCCAGGCTATATCAAAAAGAACTGGATTCCCAGAATTGCCCTGATAATAAGGAACAATTATCTCTTTGTTCCCCTTCTGGAAAGCCTTGATTAACAAATTGATAATATTAGAATTAATAAAAGGCTGATCACCTAACATTACACAAAAACCGTCAATATTCTGATGGTTATCTAATTCAGCCATGGCTTTTTGAAGGGAGGTACTCATCCCGTCTTTATAATCGGGATTAGAAACAACAGTTACCCTGTATTTTGTTCCTCTTTCTGTAATCTTCTGATCATCCGGTTGCACCACTAGAATAATTTTCCCTAATTTAGATTTTACTGCTGCTTCCAATACCCAGTCAATAACAGTCTTTGTACCTAAAGGTAACATTAGTTTGTGCTGGACAAATCTTTTCCCCTCTCCGGCAGCCAAAATTATACCAGCAATCATGTTATTTTACCACTAACCACTTTTAAAATTGAACTATCCTTCTGTAAGGTATCTCCTATTATAATAGCATTAATACGGGCTTGGTTATTCATCATAACTTGAAAAGCCACTTCTGTAGCAATGCTATCCTTTTCCCGATTGTTGACCTTATTAAGGAAAAGATATCGTCGAGCAAATTTAGGTGAATTTTTAAATAAACCAGCAGGATGGTTAATAAGGGCTACTATCACCTCGGTATTAATTTTTTTACCCCATTTTAAACCGGTTAAACTACTAAAAATAGATGATCGAAAAACATTTTCTTCCCCCAGCCGCAAACCAACAGCCTCTATTCCTATCACTCCCACTAAATCGGTAGTCATTTTAGGAACTACCGGCTCATAATAGGTGGGGGCCTTAATTGGTCTTCCTCTTGCCCCATCAGCCTCTACTATAAAAAAATCTGCTAATCCTTCTCGCCACCAGTAATTCAGATAAGAACGTTTCGGGCCTGTAAATTTCTCTCTCCCGTTTTCTATTAACCGCTGGTTTAGAAGTATTATTATTCCATTTTTATCCTGCTGAAAATAACTTTTAATATTTTCTTCCATTACCTGGGCATTGAAAGATTCAATGACTTGCCCTTCCTCTAAAAAAAGATTTAACTGGTCAGTGAACATTTTAGTGGTAGTAGTTAAAATAATTCTTTTCTTCTTTTCACGTAATTCCTCAGTTAAAATTTGAAGGATAGAACTCTTGCCACCCGCACCAACTAAAGATATGAAAGCCTTATCTTTTAATTTCAGAGCCTCACTTATCAGCATCTTCTTAACACCATAAGAATCTTATTAATTCAAATCAATCTTAAAAATAGTAAATCACTTAAATAATACAGAATTGCATTAAAATTCATCACTAATGTAAAATTATTCTTTTAATCAATTATACATAACAATCTGTATAATTTTTAATCTTTTTGAAGATAACCAACTATTTTTGACAGTTCATTTTATGGGCAGCAGAATTAATCGCTTTAATTATCTTTTTATAACCAGTACATCGGCATAAATTGCCCGATATAGCTATTTTGATCTCCTCTTCTGTGGGATTAGGATTTTTGTCTAATAACGCTTTGGCAGAGAGAATCATGCCAGGAGTACAAAAACCGCATTGTGAGGCACCTTCCTCCATAAAACTTTCTTGGAGAGGATGAAGTTTACCATTCTTTGCTAATCCTTCAATAGTAGTTATATTTTTACCGTTAACCTCTGCTGCCAGTACTAAGCAGGAATTAACGGCTAATCCATCAATAAGCACCGTACAAGCTCCGCATTCTCCAGTATCACATCCCCTCTTAGTACCAGTAAGACCTACTTCATTTCTAAGCAAATCTAATAATAAGGTATTTGGTTTCACCTTAAGTTCATAATGGTCACCATTTATGTTTACTTTTATATTTACCAAATGAGCCATAATCTTCTCCTTTGCTACTCTTCTATTTTCTTTAGAGCTTGGGTCAAGGCACGTCTTACATGAACCTTAACCATCTCTTTCCGATACTCTGCCCGAGAACGAGGCAGGCTTTCATGGGAAGCTATCTCAGCTGCTTGTTTAATAATATCGGCATCTACTCTTTTACCTTTTAGAAAATCTTCTGCTTTTTCTGCTCTCATAGGGGTAGGAGCTACAGAGCCTAATCCAATTCTTATATGGGTACATATTTTCTCTTCCATGTTATTTACAGTAAGTACTACACCTACTCCAACTAAGGTTTCGTCCTCTGCAGTTATTTTAGAATGCCATAGATATACTCCCCTACTATTGGGAGGTAAATCTGGTATTTGTATTTCAGTAATTAATTCTGCTCCCTGAAGAATATTTTTAAAGGGGGCAGTAAAAAAGTTTTGAATTGGAAGCAATCTTTCCCCGGCAGCACTTACTAATTTTAATCTGGCTTCTAAAGCAAGCAAGGCAGGGGGTGTGTCTGCAGAGGGGGAAGAGGTAGCAATATTACCAACAATAGTACCCCTGTTACGAGTCTGCACAGAACCTACTGCCAGAGAAGCCTCTTTCAGCAAACTAAACTTTTCTGGTAATAGCTGTGAACTGGATAAAATACCATGGGTTACTGTAGCGCCAATTCTCAAACCCTCTCCTTCCTTATAGTCAATATTATTCAGCTCTGAAATATTCTTTAAATCTATCACATATTCTGGAGTTAACTTTCTTTGTTTCATCTGAACTAAAAGATCAGTCCCTCCTGAAAATACTTTGGCTCTCTCTTTATATTGTGCTAAAAGAGAGACTGCTTCAGATAAAGTAGAAGGTGCGAAATACTCAAAATTATTAATCTTTTTTAACCTTATCATATTATTTTCCCTTCCTCCCTTTCATATTGTGTGTTACCTTCCTGAAATTTAAAACCATTTATCTCTTAACAATACCAGACTCTGTTTCTGTTTCCTTTTCCCTTTTTATTGGGCAGGAAATATTATGAATAAACTCTATCATAATATTTGGTATGTTTTAGATTATTTAAAATTCTATTTTTTATAATGAATTTCCCTTTAAAGCCTTTAGTATTTTATCTGGTGTAACCGGTAAAGTTTTAATTCTAACTCCCACCGCATTATAAATAGCATTTAAAATAGCGGGGGTAATGATACTACAAGCCGGCTCACCAATTCCTTTAGCTCCATAAGGCCCTAATCCTCCACCTGATTCCAGAACAATGGTTTTCACTTCCGGGACATCAAGTGATGAGGGAATACGGTATTCGGCAAAAGAAAGAGTCTTGGGGAATCCTTTTTCTAATTCATAATTTTCGAATAGTGCGTATCCCATTCCATAGATGGAGCCACCTTCCATCTGTCCTTCCACAGCTGCCAGATTTAGTGCTTTACCAATATCATAACAGGTAACAATTTTGGTAACCTTGACCTGTCCGGTCTCTATGTCCACTGCTACCTCTGCCCCTTGGGAACCAAAAGTAAAATCGGGAAAGGTGGTACCTCTCATGTTGGATAAATCAGGAACAGTGGTAAAGGGGGCATTAAATTGAGCCTCACAAAATAGTTCTATCCCTGCTCCATCACAAGTTCTTATCACCTTACCCAAAGGAACATATTGGGAAGGATCATAAGTAACAATCACATTTTCCTCGATAATATCTAAATTATCCTGATTAACATTTAAAATCTCGGCTGCTTTTTTCAAAATTCTACTTCTAACTTCACGGGCTGCCTTCAGAGTAGCATTTCCAGACATATAACACTGCCTGGTCGCAGTAGTGGTTCCAGCCAGAGGAGTTAAAGCGGTATCACTATGATATATTCTTATCTTAGACATGGGAACACCCAGCTCTTCAGCAGCAATCTGACAGAGCAAAGAAATCTGGCCGCCACCCAAATCAGGTATACCGGATCTAATCAGGACACTGCCATCAGATTCCAGTTTTACATAGCTTCGGGAGGTATCATGCAGGAAGGTCATCCGACCATAGCTCATCAATCCAATGGCTAATCCTTGACCAATTTTGATATTTGCATCTTTACTTATCGCAGGTTTTCCCAGTGCCTCCCAGGCTTTTTCTGCCGCTTCAGGAAGGGCAACATGGGTATTAAAAACCTGACCGGTGGTAGAAAGAGCCTTCCCGGTAGTAAGACAATTTCTACGTCTGATTTCCAAAGGATCGATATTTAATTTATGAGCTAACTCATCCATGATACTTTCATAAGCAACATTAGGTTGTGGGGCTCCAAATCCTCTATTAGCACTGGTAAAAGTATTATTAGTTAAGACACAATTAGCTTTTACTTTAACATTAGGAATAACATAGGGACCAGCAGCATTAACTGTGGCATAGAGAGTAACCCAGGGACTTAAATAAGGATAACCTCCTGAATCGGAAATTAAATATGCTTCTAAAGCAACTAACTTGCCGTCTTTTTTTGCGCCAACCTTATAATGCATAACAAAAGGGTGTCTTTTACTATGACACATAAAAGTTTCATCACGGTTATAAACCAACCTTACCGGCTTTTTAGTATACCAGGTTAGCAGGGCTAAATAAGACTCCACAGTAATATCCTCTTTGCCACCAAATCCCCCACCCATCAGGGTACCTATATAACGGACTTTATTATGAGGTATACCTAAAACATCAGCAACATCTCTGAAGTGTTCTATAACCTGAGAACTTACCCGAAGACATAATACCCCATAATCATCTATCCAACCAATACCGGATTCTGGTTCCATAAAAGCATGGTCTTGAAAGGTAACCTTATAGGTATCTTCAATGATTACATCAGCCTCAGCAAAGCCTTTTTCAACATCTCCCTGCGCACAACCGAATTCTCCAATTATATTGCTATTATTCTCTCCCACCAGATAAGCATCTAGTTTCATAGCCTCTACCGGATCAAAAACTCCAGGTAATGGTTTATAATCTACCTTAATTAAATCTAAGGCCTGTTCTGCAATTTCCTCTGTTTCGGCAGCAACCAGAGCAACTGCTTCTCCCATAAATCTAACCTTTTTGTCTGCCAGCACACGATATAATCCTTCAAATCCTTTACCTACTTCGGTACTCTGACCAAATCTAGTAACGGTCTCATTATGAGGAACATCCTTAGCCGTTAAAACAGCGTGTACTCCTTCTAATTTTTTTGCCACAGTAGTATCAATCGAGATGATTTCTGCTGCCGGATATATGCTTCTCAGAACTTTACCATACAACATGCCCGGTAAAGAAAAATCATCAGCATATTTGAGACTGCCAGTTACTTTTGATCTGGCATCATAACGTGGAATTGGCTGACCAATTATCTTTAATTTAGACATAACATTCACCTTCTTCTTTTTCTTATTCTACCTCTTTCCCTTACTGGTGAGGATAGTGTAATTAATCAGTTAATCAATCTGTTAACTTCTTTGGTTAGAGGCACATTCTTTTATGGCCTTGATAATCTGGGTATAGCCTGTACATCTACAGATATTTCCTCTCATATAATCCCTGATCTCTGCTTCGGTAGGATCAGGATTTTCTTTCAAGAGTGCTATGGCAGTCAGGATCATGCCTGGTGTACAAAAACCACATTGTACTGCTGCATTTTTAAGAAAAGCTACCTGCATGGGGTGAAGTTCATTACCCTTAGCCAATCCTTCAATAGTAGTAATTTCTTTGCCATCAACTGTAGCAGCCAGAGTTAAACAGGCTAATACCGGTTCATTATTTAAAAAAACAGTACAGGCACCACATTCACCTATACCACAACCATACTTTGTTCCGGTGAGGTATAGTTCATCTTTTAAGAGATTAATCAATAGGTCATTGGATTGAACAGATACTTCTTTTTGTTGACCATTAATAGTAAATTGAATAGGAATCTTTTTCAAGGTATCACTCACCTCCATCTTGGGAATCAAACAGGTTTTCAGAATTTGTTCTTGCCCAGGCTAACTTTAAGGTATCAGAAAGCATCTCGCGAGACATAAGAATTCGGTACTCAGCAGTAGAACGAATATCACTAATGGGCTTGATCTCTGAGGTTACCGCCTGGGCTGCTTGAGCGATCAGCTCTTCGGTAATGATCTCGCCTGCTAAGAGCTTCTCAGTCTTGCTTGCTCGGACTGCAGTTGCTGCTACCGAACCAAATACTATTTTGCAACTCTCGCACTTTTGACCATTTCTCTGGAGGGAAACTGCGATATTGATTTTAGCCAGATCGGCCTTCACCCGGCTCTTCTTGAGAAAGGCACTGCCGGCATTGGACTTCACTTCCGGTACCTCGATTCGGGTAATTAATTCATCCGGTTTTAGAATAGTCTTGCCAGGTCCGGTAAAGAATTCTTCTAACAAGACAGTCCGCTTAGATTGTTTGCTCTCAATAATAACCTTGGCACCAAAGGCTATCAGCGGTGGGACCGTATCAGCTGCCGGAGAGGCATTCCCGATATTGCCGGCAACAGTCGCCATATTTCTAATAGCCGGAGCAGCAATGGACTGGATTCCCTCAGAAAGAGCAGTGTATTCTGTTCTTACCTTATCTTCTCTTAACAGGTAGGCAAGGGGAATGGTTGCTCCTATGGTCAGTCCCTGTATGGTATCGATAAAATTGAGCTCTGGTATATCCTTAATATTCATGAGATAATCAACATTCATAGCTATGGTCTTCATCTTAACTAACAGGTCAGTCCCTCCAGCTAAGACTTTAATATTTTTATCTTGATACCTGCTAAGTAAATCTAAAGCCTCAGTTAAAGTTTTGGGGGCTAGATATTCAAATTTATGGGCTAATATTCTGGTATTGAACTGCATTTAATCATCCCTCCTATCTCTCTTTTCTTGTAAAGCCTTCAACATAACCTCTGGTGTGATGGGAAGTTTGGTAAAGCGAATACCTACTGCATCATACACTGCATTGCCGAAAGAGGAGGCTACTGCACTTAAGGCTGCCTCTCCGATTCCCTTGGCCCCAAAAGGACCGGTGGGCTCATAGGTATGAGCATGGTCCACAATAATTTCATCTATATAGGGCATATCAGTGGCAAGAGGTATCTTAGAGTCGGTAAGCAGACCATTGCATCCTAATTTACCGGTCAGAGGATCATAGGGGATGGACTCTAATTTCCCCAAACCGATACCTAAGGTATAGGCTCCCAATATCTGACCTTTCCATAGTTCTGGATTAATAATAGTACCTGAATCACCAAACATCACCACTTTTGGTATGGCAATATCTCCTGTTTGGGTATTTACTTCTACCTCGGTAAAATAGGTAATAAAACAGGGGGGGCAATTTTTCTGTCTCAAGGTGGAGGTATAAGAGAAGGTAGCAACACTGTTGATACGGGCATGATCGGCAATTTGAGCAATAGTCTTATATTTCTCCGGTAAATCTTTAGGATAGATTATTCCCTGCCCTAATTTGTCACTAAGTGCTAAAACCAGGTTTTCCGGTCTATCTTCAAAAAGAGTAGCTGCATAGTCTAACAGCATTTCTTTTACTTTTTCGGCGACAAATTTAATGGCGGCACATCCACAATAAATACCTCTGGTAGCATGGGTATTGACATCGAAGACTGTGGTCCGGGTATCTACCCCATTGTCAATGCTGACCTTTTCAAAGGGTACTTTCAAAACCTCTGCGGCAACTTTGGCTCCGGCCTCCCAGGTGCCCCCTCCGTGATCCATCAGCGCAGTAATAACATCGACTGAGCCATCCTCGTTGATTTTCACTGTTGCCCCGGAATAGTCGATTACTTCCCCTGCCTTAGGGCCACCGGTACCTGAGGTATGAAATCCTCTGGCGACTCCGATACCTCGTCTGATAGGACCTTTTTGAGCATGCAATTCCTTTCTGCGCTCCCATTGAATCAGTTCGGCACCTTTGACCAGCATCTCCTCCACTCCGCAGCTTCTGATGATAGATCTGACAGTGGGTCCCTGCCCCCAGAATTCATCTCCTTTGCCCACATAGTTTTGCAGGCGGAATTGTATGGGATCGATTCCTAACTTCTCAGCCAGGATATCCATCATGTTCTCTACCGGGAAATTGACCTGAGGACTGCCGTAGCCACGTCTGGCACAGGCTGGACCTTTATTGCTATAGTAAGCCTTCCCTTCGTATTTTAGTCTCTTCCATTTATAAAGAGAGGCAAACCAGCCAGCTACACAACCCAGATAGGGATAAGCCTGAATATTGTGACCCCCGACCTCGAGCCACACCTGACAGTGGGCAGCAGTTAAGGTACCATCTTTCTTAGCTCCCACTTTAAGACGGGTTCTCAAAGGATAGCTGGAATGGTCATACATATCCTCTTCACGGGTGGTCACCAGTTTGACTGGCCGTCTGGCCTTTAAAGCGAGTGCCACACAGATGGGAGTAATGGAATTCATTTGAATGCTGGAGCCAAAGGAACCACCTAAGGTGGTACGTTTTACATTGATACGACTTAAGGGAATGGAAAAAATCTGTCCCAAAAGAATACGTACATTGTGAATACCCTGGGTAGTAGTCCAGAGGGTAAATCCTCCATTGGCTTCCGGCTGGCAGACTGCTGATTTCGTCTCCAATTGCATATGGTAGACTCTTTGAACTTCAAAGGTTTCCTCAGCAATAATATCAGCCTGTCTTAATCCTTCCTCAATATCGCCTACCTCAATGTTGCGTTCACAGGCCAGGTTACCGGTAATCTTTACCTTGTCATCACCCAAGTAGACCTGCTCGTAGATAGCAGGGGCAGCAGGTGCCATGGCATCATCTAGGGTGACCAGGGGCTCCCACTTTTCACCCCAGACTACCTTGATCTTCTTTAGGGCGGCAAAGGCCTTCTCTTCTGTCTCGGCAGCACAGGCAGCTATCGCCTCACCGACATGACGTACCTTGTCTTTGGGTAGAACGGTTCTATCACGATAGGTCTTAGCAGGGATACTGACAATCCGCTCATTGTAGAGGACCTCAGGTACATCCTGCGGTCCGATACAGATGGCGCCCATTTGCTCTGCTTCTGAATAATCTACCTCTTTAATCTCAGCATGGGCATAGGGACTACGCAGCACTACCGCATAGAGCTGACCGGGGATATTAATATCACAGGAATATTTTTCTTCTCCGGTTACCTTGCCGATATTCTTGATATCATAATCCTTGCCTAATATATCAAATTTATGTTCGATCTCATCTAACAATAAAAACACCTTCCTTTCTATAAAATTATTCGAGCATCAACTACCTGTACACCTTTTTCATAAACCAAGATAGGATTTAAATCAATTTCCTGAATTTCAGGATTTTCCATTACTAAAGTAGATAACCTAATTAAAACCTCTTTGATTGCGCTAAGATCTTTGGGAGGTTCTCCTCTTACTCCTTTTAAGATAGAATATCCCTTGATCTCAGAGATCATCTCCTCGGCATCCCTCTCTTTAATGGGAAGGATACGAAAGGAGATATCCTTTAATACCTCTACAAAGATGCCACCAAGTCCGAACATAATAACAGGGCCAAAATGGGGATCTTGCATCATTCCAATAATTACCTCTGTGGATGCCGGACACATCTGGTAGGTGATTATTCCATTTATCTGTGCCTTATTATTATATTCTTTTACCTTAGATAGAATATCCTGATAAGCTTTACGGGCATGTTCTTCATCCGGTATGCCAATTTTCACCCCTCCTGCCTCGGACTTATGAATGATATCGGGAGAGACAATCTTCATAACTACCGGATAGCCAAGGAATTCATTTATTTCTTTAATATCCTGTTCACTTTTTATTAATCTAAAGGCAGGTACAGTGATACCGTATTCCTCTAATAGTTCTTTTGCTTCTGTTTCCAGCAGAGGCCTGTGCTCGCCTTTAGCTTTTTCAATAAGTCTGTGCATTATTGCTCCTTTAATTTATTATCAACATTTAAGTTCAGCTAATTAATTTTATTCTCATTATCCAATTTTTTCAACTTCATTGTATATTGGTAGATTTTTTGAATTACTTTAGCACATCTTTCTCCAGTATTATAATTAGGAATACCATAATGTTCTAATATTGCAATCGCTTCTTTAACTAATCTCCCAGCCATAAAATTAGCAAAAATAGGAATTTTAATTTCTTCTTTTATTTTTCCCAATGCAGTGGCAATAACAGTAGAATCCATGAAAGAGGTAGGCACAAATATAGCAATAATGGCATCATATTCTGGGGCAATTTTTTTACTTACTTGGCAAAAATTATCAGCTTCACCATAGGCAAGCAGATCAAAGGGATTACCTAAGGAGACATGGGGAGGAAGAATCTTTTTCAGGTTGTTTCTCAAAACTGCTGATGGCTCAGTAACAATTAAACCTAATTCTTCCAGTTTATCAACTGCTAATACTGCCGGACCTCCGGAATTAGTAATAATTCCAATTCTATTGCCTTCGATTTTCGTATAGTAATTTAATGCTCGGCACAGATCAAACATTTCCTCGACACCTTCTACTCGTAAAATGCCAGCCTGGTGAAAGGCGGTTTCATAAATTTGGTCTTCCCCAGCTAAGGAGCCGGTATGAGAAGAGGTGGCTCGCATGCCAGCCTTACTTCTTCCAGCTTTAATGGCAACTATCGGTTTTGTAGAAACAGTTTTACCAACCTGGTATAAAAATTCTCTGCCCTTAATTAATCCTTCCATATATAGAGCAATAACTTTGGTCTGA
This genomic interval from Atribacterota bacterium contains the following:
- the yqeB gene encoding selenium-dependent molybdenum cofactor biosynthesis protein YqeB; translation: MNIKNELIIIRGGGDLASGIAVRLFHAGFKIIILEIMHPLAIRLPVSFANAVFHGSCSIDNITGVLAETYDQADEIVNSKKIAILIDPLGKAIEYYHPLILIDAIMAKRNLGTSKDQAALVIGIGPGFQAGIDVDAVIETKRGHYLGRVICQGGALPDTGIPGEIEGESEKRLLRSPDEGQIIPEHEIGDLVQINDIIATVNGIPLRAQLSGVLRGLIYPNTQVTKGMKVGDIDHRGIREYCFTVSDKALSIGGGALEAICSYLSNSGKKFFKKEGK
- a CDS encoding nucleotidyltransferase family protein, with the translated sequence MIAGIILAAGEGKRFVQHKLMLPLGTKTVIDWVLEAAVKSKLGKIILVVQPDDQKITERGTKYRVTVVSNPDYKDGMSTSLQKAMAELDNHQNIDGFCVMLGDQPFINSNIINLLIKAFQKGNKEIIVPYYQGNSGNPVLFDIAWKEDFMKITGDIGGRILIRAYPDKVKRVAMKDNAILFDIDKEEDYIKAKTYLKIPEKWCKRDEYQE
- the yqeC gene encoding selenium cofactor biosynthesis protein YqeC, with the translated sequence MLISEALKLKDKAFISLVGAGGKSSILQILTEELREKKKRIILTTTTKMFTDQLNLFLEEGQVIESFNAQVMEENIKSYFQQDKNGIIILLNQRLIENGREKFTGPKRSYLNYWWREGLADFFIVEADGARGRPIKAPTYYEPVVPKMTTDLVGVIGIEAVGLRLGEENVFRSSIFSSLTGLKWGKKINTEVIVALINHPAGLFKNSPKFARRYLFLNKVNNREKDSIATEVAFQVMMNNQARINAIIIGDTLQKDSSILKVVSGKIT
- a CDS encoding (2Fe-2S)-binding protein, with product MAHLVNIKVNINGDHYELKVKPNTLLLDLLRNEVGLTGTKRGCDTGECGACTVLIDGLAVNSCLVLAAEVNGKNITTIEGLAKNGKLHPLQESFMEEGASQCGFCTPGMILSAKALLDKNPNPTEEEIKIAISGNLCRCTGYKKIIKAINSAAHKMNCQK
- a CDS encoding xanthine dehydrogenase family protein subunit M yields the protein MIRLKKINNFEYFAPSTLSEAVSLLAQYKERAKVFSGGTDLLVQMKQRKLTPEYVIDLKNISELNNIDYKEGEGLRIGATVTHGILSSSQLLPEKFSLLKEASLAVGSVQTRNRGTIVGNIATSSPSADTPPALLALEARLKLVSAAGERLLPIQNFFTAPFKNILQGAELITEIQIPDLPPNSRGVYLWHSKITAEDETLVGVGVVLTVNNMEEKICTHIRIGLGSVAPTPMRAEKAEDFLKGKRVDADIIKQAAEIASHESLPRSRAEYRKEMVKVHVRRALTQALKKIEE
- a CDS encoding xanthine dehydrogenase family protein molybdopterin-binding subunit, encoding MSKLKIIGQPIPRYDARSKVTGSLKYADDFSLPGMLYGKVLRSIYPAAEIISIDTTVAKKLEGVHAVLTAKDVPHNETVTRFGQSTEVGKGFEGLYRVLADKKVRFMGEAVALVAAETEEIAEQALDLIKVDYKPLPGVFDPVEAMKLDAYLVGENNSNIIGEFGCAQGDVEKGFAEADVIIEDTYKVTFQDHAFMEPESGIGWIDDYGVLCLRVSSQVIEHFRDVADVLGIPHNKVRYIGTLMGGGFGGKEDITVESYLALLTWYTKKPVRLVYNRDETFMCHSKRHPFVMHYKVGAKKDGKLVALEAYLISDSGGYPYLSPWVTLYATVNAAGPYVIPNVKVKANCVLTNNTFTSANRGFGAPQPNVAYESIMDELAHKLNIDPLEIRRRNCLTTGKALSTTGQVFNTHVALPEAAEKAWEALGKPAISKDANIKIGQGLAIGLMSYGRMTFLHDTSRSYVKLESDGSVLIRSGIPDLGGGQISLLCQIAAEELGVPMSKIRIYHSDTALTPLAGTTTATRQCYMSGNATLKAAREVRSRILKKAAEILNVNQDNLDIIEENVIVTYDPSQYVPLGKVIRTCDGAGIELFCEAQFNAPFTTVPDLSNMRGTTFPDFTFGSQGAEVAVDIETGQVKVTKIVTCYDIGKALNLAAVEGQMEGGSIYGMGYALFENYELEKGFPKTLSFAEYRIPSSLDVPEVKTIVLESGGGLGPYGAKGIGEPACSIITPAILNAIYNAVGVRIKTLPVTPDKILKALKGNSL
- a CDS encoding (2Fe-2S)-binding protein, whose translation is MKKIPIQFTINGQQKEVSVQSNDLLINLLKDELYLTGTKYGCGIGECGACTVFLNNEPVLACLTLAATVDGKEITTIEGLAKGNELHPMQVAFLKNAAVQCGFCTPGMILTAIALLKENPDPTEAEIRDYMRGNICRCTGYTQIIKAIKECASNQRS
- a CDS encoding xanthine dehydrogenase family protein subunit M codes for the protein MQFNTRILAHKFEYLAPKTLTEALDLLSRYQDKNIKVLAGGTDLLVKMKTIAMNVDYLMNIKDIPELNFIDTIQGLTIGATIPLAYLLREDKVRTEYTALSEGIQSIAAPAIRNMATVAGNIGNASPAADTVPPLIAFGAKVIIESKQSKRTVLLEEFFTGPGKTILKPDELITRIEVPEVKSNAGSAFLKKSRVKADLAKINIAVSLQRNGQKCESCKIVFGSVAATAVRASKTEKLLAGEIITEELIAQAAQAVTSEIKPISDIRSTAEYRILMSREMLSDTLKLAWARTNSENLFDSQDGGE
- a CDS encoding molybdopterin-dependent oxidoreductase, yielding MLDEIEHKFDILGKDYDIKNIGKVTGEEKYSCDINIPGQLYAVVLRSPYAHAEIKEVDYSEAEQMGAICIGPQDVPEVLYNERIVSIPAKTYRDRTVLPKDKVRHVGEAIAACAAETEEKAFAALKKIKVVWGEKWEPLVTLDDAMAPAAPAIYEQVYLGDDKVKITGNLACERNIEVGDIEEGLRQADIIAEETFEVQRVYHMQLETKSAVCQPEANGGFTLWTTTQGIHNVRILLGQIFSIPLSRINVKRTTLGGSFGSSIQMNSITPICVALALKARRPVKLVTTREEDMYDHSSYPLRTRLKVGAKKDGTLTAAHCQVWLEVGGHNIQAYPYLGCVAGWFASLYKWKRLKYEGKAYYSNKGPACARRGYGSPQVNFPVENMMDILAEKLGIDPIQFRLQNYVGKGDEFWGQGPTVRSIIRSCGVEEMLVKGAELIQWERRKELHAQKGPIRRGIGVARGFHTSGTGGPKAGEVIDYSGATVKINEDGSVDVITALMDHGGGTWEAGAKVAAEVLKVPFEKVSIDNGVDTRTTVFDVNTHATRGIYCGCAAIKFVAEKVKEMLLDYAATLFEDRPENLVLALSDKLGQGIIYPKDLPEKYKTIAQIADHARINSVATFSYTSTLRQKNCPPCFITYFTEVEVNTQTGDIAIPKVVMFGDSGTIINPELWKGQILGAYTLGIGLGKLESIPYDPLTGKLGCNGLLTDSKIPLATDMPYIDEIIVDHAHTYEPTGPFGAKGIGEAALSAVASSFGNAVYDAVGIRFTKLPITPEVMLKALQEKRDRRDD
- a CDS encoding acetate--CoA ligase family protein, which gives rise to MHRLIEKAKGEHRPLLETEAKELLEEYGITVPAFRLIKSEQDIKEINEFLGYPVVMKIVSPDIIHKSEAGGVKIGIPDEEHARKAYQDILSKVKEYNNKAQINGIITYQMCPASTEVIIGMMQDPHFGPVIMFGLGGIFVEVLKDISFRILPIKERDAEEMISEIKGYSILKGVRGEPPKDLSAIKEVLIRLSTLVMENPEIQEIDLNPILVYEKGVQVVDARIIL